The following DNA comes from Novosphingobium sp. PP1Y.
CGTAATAGACGATGTAGCGGCGATTCTCCGGCGCATTGGCGGCATAGTCGTCCGGTTCCAGTCCAGTGTCGTCCATCCACGAATGGACCGCGAATTCCGCTCCGGCATCGGCATAGCGCCGCGCGCCTGCCAGAAACAGCTCGACGCCGCCCGATCTGACCGAGCCGCCCGCAGGAACATGAGTGGCAATTCCCTTGTCGCGGATCATCCGCCCCAGCCGCAGGTTGGCGAGGTCGTCTTCGGTGCCCGGGCATTCGATCATCTCGATCATGCCGATGCCCGGATAGTCCTTGAGCATGGCGGCGAACTGGGCGGGGCTGCGGGCATCGGTGACGTCGACCAGCGCGGCATGGCCATCGTCCAGCACGCGGAACGGGCCATAGGCGGCGATACCCTGCGGGATTGCGGCAACCTCGCCATGCAGTATGCGCTCGCCGCCGTCGCCGGCATGATCGGCATCCACATCGACGACCTCATAGGTGATCTCTTGTGCCGACAGGGGGGACAAGACAGTCAGAGCCACCAGGGCAAGGATCGCAGCGGTCGAGCGCATGCCCGCGAAAATGCGGCTCCGCCACTTACCCAAGCCCTGCGCGATTCGGTTAAAAGCGTGTAAGGGATAAATTCCCTGGCTGCGCCCGCCCTCCGCTTCTGCAAGGATCGCATCGTCCAACACGCGGATTTGCAAGGAAAAAGGGTAAGGGAGTGGTCTCACTCGTCGCGACGGTCGCCTACCTCGGGCTGGAGGCGCGCGCTGTCGAAGTGCAGTGCCAGGTCGCTCCCGGGATGCCCGGCTTCCATCTCGTCGGCCTGCCCGACAAGGCAGTGGGCGAAAGCCGCCAGCGGGTGAACGCCGCGCTCACGTCGATGGGCCTCGCGCTTCCTCCCAAGCGGATCACGATCAACCTCTCCCCTGCGGACCTGCCCAAGGAAGGCTCGCACTACGACCTGCCGATAGCGCTTTCGCTGCTGGCGGCGATGGGCGTTGTCGATGCCGAACACCTGGCCGACTTCGTGGCCGTGGGCGAACTCGCGCTCGATGGCAGGGTAATCCCCTCACCCGGGGTGCTGCTCGCCGCGCTCCATGCCAGCGAGACGGAGAAAGGACTGATCTGTCCGGCCGCGCAAGGCAGCGAGGCCAGTTGGGTGAGCGGCGGCAGAGACGGCGTGCCGGTGCTGGCCGCGCCGGATCTCGTCAGCCTGCTCAATCACCTCAAGGGCACGCAGGTCCTGCGCCCACCCGAACCGGGCCGCGCCGACCCGGTGCCCAGCGGGCCGGACCTCAGGCAGGTGAAGGGCCAGGAAACCGCCAAGCGGGCCCTCGAAATCGCGGCGGCCGGGTCGCACAACCTGCTGATGGCAGGTCCGCCGGGTGCGGGAAAGTCGCTGCTCGCCTCGTGCCTGCCCGGCATCCTGCCCGAGCTGACCGCGGCCGAGGCGCTGGAAGTCTCGATGGTCGCCTCGGTCGCCGGGACGCTTGAGGAGGGCCGCATTTCCCGTGCCCGGCCCTATCGCGCGCCGCACCACTCCGCCTCGATCGCGGCGCTGACCGGCGGGGGACTGAAGGTCAGGCCCGGAGAGATCTCCATGGCCCACCTTGGCGTGCTGTTCCTCGACGAACTTCCGGAATTCCAGCGCGCCGTGCTCGATTCACTGCGCCAGCCGCTGGAAACCGGCGAAGTCACCGTCGCGCGGGCCAATGCCCATGTCACCTTTCCGGCGCGCGTCCAGCTTGTCGCCGCGATGAACCCGTGCCGCTGCGGCCACCTGGGCGATCCGGCGCTGGCCTGCTCACGCGCACCGAGATGCGCTGCGGATTATCAGAGCAAGGTTTCCGGCCCCCTGCTCGACCGCATCGACCTGCACGTCGACGTCGATCCGGTCCGCGCCGTCGACCTCGCCCTGCCACCACCTATGGAAGGTTCGGCCGAAGTCGCCCGGCGCGTCGGCCGCGCACGGGCAATCCAGTCGCAGCGCCTTGAGGGTACGCCTGCGCGCACCAATGCGGAACTCGGCGGAGACCTGCTCGAGCAGCACGCGACACCCGACGAAGACGGGCGCAGGCTCCTGATGCAGGCGGCCGAGGCCATGCACCTGTCCGCCCGCGGCTATACCCGCGTCCTGCGCGTGGCGCGAACGATCGCCGACCTGGCCGGAGCGAAGCAGATCGGCCGGATTCACCTGGCGGAAGCCCTCAGCTATCGCCGGCAGCCGCCGCGCGCCTGAAGTGCCCAGCGGCGCGCGCCTCGCTCTCAATCGGGAAGGTCGAGCTGGCGCAGAACTTCGGCGACGACCCTGGGATCGCTGGCGAAACCCAGGTGGGTGCAGCGCACCGATACGGCCCTGTCGCGCTCGTCGGCCCAGCCGCAGGCCGAACGGGGGTGGATCACCCCGTCGCGCGGGCTCCACAGGGCGATTGTCGGCACCGGCGGCTTGATCGCGAAGTCGACCTCGATCGGCGGCTTGTCCACCGCATGGCCGGTGATGACCTGATAGGCCCGCCAGGCATTGTTGTTGCGCGGGTCGCCCGAGAAGGGCGTGCCCATGGTGATCACCTTGGCGACGTTTTCGGGCTGGCGCTGCGCGATTTCACGGGCGAACAGTCCGCCAAGGCTCCAGCCGACCAGCGCCACCGGATTGCGGTGCTGCCGGGCCAGCGCGCCGACGCGGCGCATGAGATAGGCGAAATTGTGCTGGTTGGGGCCGAAGTTGAAACCCAGCCCCCATTCGTGAACCGAATGCCCGGCCTCGGCCAATGCATCGGCCATCGGCCTCATCCGGTTGGGATGCGCCCCGAAACCGGGCAGCAGCATGACCACCTGCGGATGCTCGGATTTCTCCACCGCGACAGGCTTGGGCCGTCCACGTCGGAGCGAGGCCAGTTCGGCAAGGAAGAGGCGCAGCGAAGGCGCGCGCGCACCTTCCGGCCGGGGCTGGCGGGCCAGAGCCGCGCGGCGGGCAAGCGCCTCGCGCAATCCCGCCAGTCCGTTCTCGGCCCGCCCGTCACTCATGTAATCCGCGTACTCCCTGCCTCGGTACCGCAGCGCCTCAGGATTCGCAGTCGCCGAGGCGCGTCGTCTTCATGTGCATCGACATCTTGGCCATCCGCTCACCCATGCCGGGCATCGACTGCTCCATGTCGAGATTTACCTCGGAGCCCTGCGGGCTGACGGTACCGACCATCGTAGCCATCGCTTTTGCACCGGACTTGTCCTTGCACTCCAACTGAGCGTTCAGAGTACCGCCACTGACGTCGAAGCGCGAATAACTGCACTGGCTGTCGCCAGGTAGCGAATCGAGCATGTCCTTGTAGCCCTTGTCCGCCTCCGCTTGGGTCAGGCAGTAAGTGCGGGGCGGAACGTTCGCCATCATCGTCTTGAACTGGGCAGCGCCTTCCTTGCTCATCCCGGGAACTTCGAACTTCGTGAATTCCACCGTCTGGCGGTACTGGCCAGGCTGCGGAGGTTCGAGCTTGGCAACTTCCTGCTTCGCGACCGAGGCCTGCTCTTCCGGGCTCCTGGCCGGTTCCTTTTCCGAGCCGCATCCCGCGAGCGTCAGCACCGCGATGCCGGCAGCGGCTATGGCGATAAGTGGTTTCATGTCCTGTCTTCCCTCTGGACCATCCCCTTGGGCGAGGGCGTAACACCCGCCCTGTGAACTGCCAACGATTCACTCTCCATCATTGCGGCGGGCCTTCATATACCCCATATGTTCCGCCATGGCCGAACTCGTCATCCGCCGCGGGCTCGAGGAACCCGATACCTCGGGCCACTTCGTCCCCCACAAGCCGCTGCGACCCGAAAAGTCTCTGCCGGGCAAGAAGTTCCGGATCGTCTCCGACTACGAACCGGCGGGCGACCAGCCGACCGCCATCTCGGAACTGGTGCAATCGGCACAGGAAGGCGAACGCACGCAAGTGCTGCTGGGGGTCACCGGCTCGGGCAAGACCTTCACGATGGCCAAGGTGATCGAGGAACTGCAGCGTCCCGCGCTGATCCTGGCGCCCAACAAGATCCTTGCCGCCCAGCTCTATGCAGAGTTCAAGGACTTCTTCCCGGACAACGCGGTCGAGTACTTCGTATCGTACTACGACTACTACCAGCCCGAAGCCTACGTACCCCGCTCCGACACCTACATCGAGAAGGAAAGCTCGGTGAACGAGGCGATCGACCGGATGCGCCACTCGGCCACGCGCGCCCTGCTCGAACGCGACGACGTGATCATCGTCGCCTCGGTCTCCTGCCTCTACGGCATCGGCTCGGTCGAGACGTACTCGGCGATGATCTTCGACCTCAAGGCGGGCGAAACCCAGGACCAGCGCGAGATCATTCGCAAGCTCGTCGCCCTGCAGTACAAGCGCAACGATGCCGCCTTCACTCGCGGCACTTTCCGCGTGCGCGGCGACAATCTGGAAATCTTCCCCTCGCACTACGAGGACATGGCCTGGCGCATCTCGTTCTTCGGCGACGAGATCGAGGAGATCTCCGAGTTCGATCCGCTGACCGGCAAGAAGGGCGCGGCGCTGGAGAAGATCCGGGTCTATGCCAATTCGCACTACGTCACCCCCGGCCCGACGATGAAGCAGGCGAGCGAGGCGATCCGCTTCGAGCTGACCGAGCGACTCAAGGAACTCGAAGCCGAAGGCCGCCTCCTGGAAGCGCAGCGGCTGGAGCAGCGCACCCAGTTCGACCTCGAGATGATCGCCGCGACCGGTTCGTGCAACGGCATCGAGAACTACTCGCGCTTCCTCACCGGGCGCATGCCGGGCGAACCACCGCCCACGCTGTTCGAGTACCTGCCCGACAATGCCCTGCTGTTCGTCGACGAAAGCCACCAGACGGTGCCGCAGATCGGCGCGATGTCCAAGGGAGACCATCGCCGCAAGATCACGCTGGCCGAGTACGGTTTCCGGCTGCCCAGCTGCATCGACAACCGCCCGCTGCGCTTCAATGAGTGGGATGCGATGCGCCCGCAGACCTTCGCTGTCTCGGCCACGCCCGGCAGTTGGGAGATGGAGCAGACCGGCGGCGTCTTCGCCGAACAGGTCATCCGTCCCACCGGTCTGATCGACCCGCCGGTGACCATCCGCCCGGTCGAGGACCAGGTGCAGGACTGCATCAACGAGTGCAAGGAAACCGCAGCCAAGGGCTATCGCACCCTCGTCACCACCCTGACCAAGCGCATGGCCGAGGACCTTACCGAGTTCATGCACGAGGCAGGTGTGCGCGTGCGCTACATGCACTCCGACGTCGAAACGCTCGAGCGCATCGAGCTGATCCGCGACTTGCGCATGGGCGTTTACGACGTGCTGGTGGGCATCAACCTGCTGCGCGAGGGCCTCGACATTCCCGAATGCGGGCTCGTGTGCATCCTCGATGCCGACAAGGAAGGCTTCCTGCGCAGCGAAACATCGTTGATCCAGACCATCGGGCGCGCTGCGCGCAACGTCGATGGCCGCGTGATCCTCTATGCCGACCGCATGACCGGCTCGATGGAGCGCGCCATCGCCGAGACCGACCGCCGCCGCGAAAAGCAGCAGGCGTTCAACGAGGCCAACGGCATCACCCCGCAGACGATCAAGCGCCGCATCGCCGACATCGTCGCCGATACCGCCAGCCGCAACGGCGTGGTCGTCGATCTCGAGGACGGCGAGCGCAATGAACTGGTCGGCCACAACCTGCGCGCCTACATCGAGGAACTGGAGCAGCGCATGCGTGCTGCGGCAGCCGACCTCGAGTTCGAGGAAGCGGGACGCCTGCGCGACGAGATCCGCCGCCTCGAGGCCAGCGAACTCGGCCTGCCGGACGCACAGAAGAAGGCCCCGCTGGTGGGCCGGTCCAACGAAGGCAAGCCGGGGACGCGAAAGCTGCGTTACGGCAAGACGCAAAGAAAGTTCGGCCGCTGACGAAAGCGCGCAAGCTGAATATTGTCCGATCCTGGGCACTTGCCCTGTCCTGCGCGCGGCAGCGCGCGGAATATTTCCATCGACAGGAAACAAGTCGCGTACGATAGTGTTACCAGGTCACACGACGCCGCGCGCGACCACGAGTTAACTGACATCGAGACCCCGTCCGCCTGTGCGTTCGGGGTCTTCAGGTGATGCACCGGCTGACCGGAGAGAGCGCGAAGACCCCTATGCACCGACTGGCCAGCTTCGACGTCACGGCGAACATTCCCAGCGAAACCCGGCGAATCCTTGCCCAGATCGGCTTCGGCATCATCTGCGCCCTGGCGATGATCGCACTGCGCGCGGCCATCAACATGTGGGCGCCGACCTCGGGTCCCTTCGCGCTGGTCTATCCCACGATCCTGATCGCCACGCTCTACGGTCACTGGCAGGCCGGCGCGGTCGCCTACCTGATCAGCTTCTTCTGGGCCTGGTGGATCGTCCTGCCCACGGTCCATTCGTTCCGGTTCGTGGTCGCGACCGACCCGCCGCGCGTGGCGATCAACGCAATGGCGGTTCTGGTCGTGCTGGTGCTGGCCGAGATCTTCCGCCGCGCGGTCCGGCAAGTTACCCGCGCTCGCGATGCCGAACTGGAGCGGCGACAGGTGCTGCTGCGCGAACTGGAGCATCGCACCAAGAACAATTTCGCCCTCGTCGCCAGCCTGCTCTCGCTGCAGCGGCGGCGTCACGACAATCCCGAAATCGTCGAGGCGCTCGACCAGGCGATCGGCCGCGTCGACACCTTCGCGCGCGCCTATGAGAACCTCAAGCTGACCGACGCGGAAGGCTCTTACGTGCCGATGCGCCAGTATGTCGGCGACGTCGTCTCCCGGGTATCGGCCGGGTCCTTTCACGACCTTGTCGAAATCGAGGTCAGGTCCAGCGATTGCGAACTGCCGCAGCAGACTGCCGTCGCCATCTGCCTGTTCATCAACGAGGCGCTGACCAACAGCGCCAAGTACGCATTCCCCGACGGCGCCGCCGGCAAGGTCAGCGTGACGTTCACCGGCAACGAGGACAACTGGGAGCTCAGGGTGGTGGACGACGGCGTCGGCGCCGCGGACGAATCGCGCCAGCAGAAGGCCGCGGGAACCGCCGGCATGGGAGTGGGCCTCATGGAAGCCTTCGCCCGGCAGGCCGAGGCGGAATATTTCGTCGGCGAGACCGCGCGCGGACGCAGCGTCCACTTGCGGCGCGGCAACGGCAACTAGGCGCGCGGCCAGCCCCTTGCAGGCGGCGCGACGGACGATAAAGTGCCCCGCTTCGGGTGCCCAAGGCACTGCAATCGAGGTCACTTCCCCCCATGCGACTTCTCGCTCTGGCCGCATCGGCCGCCATCTTTACCGCCGCTTCCACCCTCTCCCCCGTCGCGCTCCATGCCGAGGAAAAGGCCGCCGAGGCCAAGTCCGACGACAAGAGCGCCGAAGACCGGCTCGAACCCTTCCCCGCTCCGAAATCGATCAGGCAATCGGCCGTGATCGGCGGGAAGACCGTGAACTACACCGCCACAGTCGGCGCCCTTCCCGTCAAGGACGACAAGGGCAAGGTCATCGGCGAGGTCGTCTATACCGCCTATACCGTCCCCGGACGCGCAACCGACCGGCCCGTCACCTTCGCTTTCAACGGCGGCCCCGGCGCGGCCTCGGTCTATCTCAACCTCGGTGCGATCGGCCCCAAGCGCGTACCGTTCGGCGCACAGGGCGATGCCCCGTCCGACCCGGCGGTGCTGCGCGACAATCCCAATTCCTGGCTCGATTTCACCGATCTCGTCTTCATCGATCCCATAGGAACCGGGTTTTCGCGCTCACGCGTGGACGAAGAGCAGTCGAAGAAGGCATTCTATTCGGCCGATGCCGACATCCACTACCTCAGCCGCATCGTCTATGACTGGCTCGTCGCCAACGATCGTCTGACCAGCCGCAAGTACCTCACCGGCGAAAGCTATGGCGGCTACCGGGTCCCGCGCCTCGCCTATTACCTGCAGACGCAGATGGGCGTCGGCATTTCCGGAATGACGCTGGTCTCGCCCTATCTCGACCCGCCCGCCATCGGCGAGGACGATGCCCTTTCACCCCTGCCCTGGATGATCGCCTATCCATCGATGGCGGCGGGGCATTTCGAGCGTCAGGGCCTGCACCTCGACGATGCCACGATGGGCCCGGTCGAAACCTACATGCGTACCCAGTTCGTTCAGGATTTCCTTGCCGGACCGCGCGACAAGGCCGCGACCGACCGGCTTTCGGCCAGGGTCGCGGAACTCACCGGACTGGATCCGGCGATGGTCCGTCGCATGAACGGACGCGTCGACATTGCCACTTACCTTCGCGAAATCCGCCGCGATCAGGGGCTCATCGGATCGGTCTACGATTCCAACTACACCGCCTACGACCCCTTCCCGGCCAGCGCTTCGCCCCAGTATAACGATCCGCTGCTGACCACGCTGATCGCTCCGACGACTTCAGCCATGGTGGACTTCGTCACCCGGCAGGTCGGCTGGAAGGTCGATGCGCGCTACAACGCGCTGTCCTACGACGTGAACGAGAAGTGGGACCGCGACGATACCGACAGCCCGGTTTCCGACCTGCGGCGCGCCATTTCCATCGACCCGAAGATGACGGTCGATATCGTCCATGGCTGGGACGACCTGTCCTGCCCCTACTTCGCCTCACGCCTCATCGTTTCGCAGATGCCCGACTTCGGCGTCGAGAACCGGGTGCGCCTGCACATGTACCCCGGCGGGCACATGTTCTATTCGCGCTCGGACAGCGGCGAGATGATGCGTCAGGATGTCATGGCCAGCTACCGGGCAAGGGGCTGAGCGCCAGCCGCTGCGACGACGCGCAGCTATCGATTCAGCGCGACGGGGCAGCGCACGGGGCGTATGATCGCCCGGTCCAACCGGGAGAGTAACCGTGCGCCTGCCCCCGCTTGCTAACCGCGCCCTTGCAGCCGCAGCCCTTGCCGCCGCTGCGGTGACGATCCCGACAGCTGCCGCCGCCGACGGCAATGCCGCGCCACCGGCCGAGCGGATTACCGTCACGCTCAGCAACTTCGCTTTCGATCCATCGGTGATCGCCCTGCATCACGGACGCCCCTACGTCCTGCACATCGTCAATGGCGCCAAGGGAGGCCACAACTTCCAGGCCGGGGCCTTCTTCGCCGACGCCGCGCTTGCCCCGGACGACAGGGGCAAGGTGAGGGACGGCAAGATCGAACTGAAGGGCGGCGAGGCGGTCGATCTCAGGCTGACCGCCCCGCAGGCACCGGCGACCTACCCGCTCAAGTGCACACATTTCCTTCATGCCGGGTTCGGCATGAAGGGGAAGATCGTCGTCGACTGACGCGCATCAGAGCTTGCCGAACTTGGCCTCATAGGCGGCGCTGTCTCCGCTCGAGAGGAGCTTTGCCTGCTCAACCCAGTTGTCGCGGCGCGGACGTCCCGCGAAAGAGCCCAGCTTGGTGTCCAACTCGTCGAGATCCGCCTCGGTCCAGGCCGCGATCTGCTCGTAGCGGGTCACGCCGAGCGAGGTCAGGAGCGTCGCCATCTTGGGGCCGAGCCCCTTGATCTTGCGCAGATCGTCAGCCTCGCCAGCTGCCGTTTCGGCCTTCGGCGCGGCAGGGGCGGGTGCGGAAGTGGTTGTGGGAGTGGGCGCAGGCGCTGCGGGCTTTTTCACCGCGTCGACTTCGTCCTGCGCGGCGACTGCGATCACCTCGCCTATACCAGCCATCGTGCCCGCCATCGCGGGCGGATCGATATGGGCGGCAGGCGGCGCGTCGATCAGCGCCTGGTTGCGCTTGGCCGGAGCGGCCCCTTCATCGAGGACGTCGGGCCGGCGATCGCGCCTGCCCTGCTTCGAGCCATGCACGAAGAGCCAGTAGGCAACGACAATGCCGATCAGCAGAGCGGCAATAAAGATCAGCCAATTGGCTTCGATCATCTGCACCAAGATCTATCCCTTCCGGTTCCACAAGAGCCAGCCGATGCCGAAGCCGACGCAATATGTCAGCAGCACCGAGACGGCCATTTCAAGCCAAAGCGGCATCCGCGCATCCTTTCTGCCACGATCCCGTGGCCTCGCGGATCTGCCCATGACCAAAGTCGGGCGCGCGCTCAACAGACAAGTTCATATCAGCCCGGCCCCGGCGTATCGATCGGCGTCGGCTTGACCGGCGCGGACGTGATCACCGAGAATTCAATGCGGCGGTTGGCCGGATCGCGCGGATCGAGCCCCGGAATCGGATCGCGCGCCCCCACGCCAGCCGCCCGCAATCCGTCGGCCGGAATGCCGCGCCCGACGAGAGCCCATCGCACCGCTTCCGCCCGCGCCTTGGACAGCGCGACATTGGCCTCGCTGTTGCCGACGCCATCGGTATGGCCGGTCACCGCAATAATGCTGCCCACGCAGGGCCGAAGGGCATGGGCGACTTCATCGAGCAGCCGCTCGCTGGCCGGGTCGATGCGCGCGCTGGCCTCGGAAAAGCGGATCGTGCGTGTCCGCAGGATCGTCTGGACGTCGTCCTGGCAATGCAATGTGGTCACGGCCGGGACGCCTTCGCTATCCCGCGCCCAGCTTACACCGCCTATGCCCGGCACTTCGGCAACTGCCGATGCCACCCGCTTGCGCGTGGCCGCGTCGAGCTTGCGCCCTCCGGAAAGGATCGGGTGGCGTGTGTACCAGCCGTAGCGGTCGCGGAAAGCCAGGTCGATGTCCTGCCCGCCCGCCGCATCGCGGGCGGCCACCGCCTTGCGCTCCAACCCGGCGATGAAGACCGGCCCGTAAAGGCGGGAGGCGGCGAAGGACAAGGCCAGGCACAGGGCAGCTCCGGCTGCAGCAATCGAGGCTCGGCGCGGGTTCATGCCCTCAAGCCTAGGGCGCAAACCCGGCGCTGTCAGCCTCCTTCGCGCGAATTGCCCCCAAGCGAATCGGCGACGTCGACAAGCTTGACGAACTCCTGCCGCCAGTAATCGTCCTGGGCACCGGCAAGCTGGCGGATCTGCGCGGGGGTGAAGCCGCCCAGCAGGTCGTCGCCGCGCAGCGACTGGCCGAAGGCGGCAACCGCGGCGGCAAAGGCGAAATCCCCGCGCGGCCGCGCGGCGGCGGCCATCAGGCGCGCAGGAACCGGGCGCTCGATCAGCTTCGAGACTTTGCCGCCGGGCAGCTTATAGCGCAGCTTGACGAAGGCCAGCTCGCCGGACTGCCTGGCCGCCGCGGGCAGCGGATCGTCATAGCGGCGCGGCGCGATCCAGCCTTTCGCACCGGCAGGCACGATCTCGTAGATCGCGGTGACCTGGTGGCCGGCGCCGATGTCGCCGGCATCGACCTTGTCGTTGTCGAAATCCTGTTCGCGCAGCGCCCGGTTCTCATAACCGAGCAGGCGATACTGGCTGACCTGGGCGGGGTTGAACTCGACCTGGATCTTCACGTCCTTGGCGATGGTGAACAGGGTAGAGCTCATCTGCTCGCCCAGCACCTTCTTCGCTTCCAGAGCGCTGTCGATATACGCGTAGTTGCCGTTCCCGTGGTCGGCGATCTGCTCCATCAGCGCTTCATTGTAATTGCCCTGCCCGAAGCCGAGCGTGGTGAGCGTGATGCCGTTGTCGCGCTCCTTTTCGATCATGGCGATCAGGTCGTCGCGGTTGGTGACACCGACGTTGAAATCGCCATCGGTGCCGATGAGGATACGGTTCACCCCGCCTTCGATGAAGTTGTCCCGGGCAATGTTGTAGGCCAGCTGGAGCCCGGCGGCCCCGGCAGTCGATCCGCCCGCCTGCAATCGGTCCAGCGCATCGCGGATCTTGCGGGTGTCGTTGGTCGGCTCGAGCACCAGCCCGGCCGCACCGGCATAGACGACGATCGAGACCTTGTCCTGCTTGCCCAGTTCACCCGCGAGCCCGGCCAGTGCCGACTTGAGCAGCGGCAGCTTGTCGGGCGCGTTCATCGAGCCGGACACGTCGACAAGAAAAACGAGGTTGGCGGGCGGCCGTCCCTCGCGCGGGAGGTCATAGCCACGCAGGCCCACGCGCAGGAGCCGGGTGGCCGGGTTCCAGGGCGTGAGCGCAAGGTCGGTCGTTACCGAGAAGGGAACGTCCCGGCTTTCGGGCCGCGCATAGTCGTAGCGGAAATAGTTGATCATCTCCTCCGTGCGCACGGCCCGCGCCGGGGGAAGCTGGCCTTGCGCCAGGAAGCGGCGGGCATTGGCATAAGCGCCGGTGTCGACGTCGACCGAGAAGGTCGAGACGGGCTCCTCGCGCGCGAGATGGACGGGTGAGACCTCCTTGCCCTCGTATTGCTCACGCCCGGGGTCGGTCGCCACCTGGACCGGCGGAACGAGAAGCCGCGAAGAATAGGGTGGAGGAGGTGGAGGGGGTGAAGGGGGTGAAGGCGGCGCGGCCATCGCGATCGACGCCGGCGGGGCGACTTGCGCCTCGGCCTGAACCGAGCCCGCATTCTTGCGCTGCGCGGTGGTCACGATCGTGGTTCCATCCTGAACGGCCACGGCAGGCGGCGCCTGGGTCGCGGCCTCGCGCGGTCTTGTCGCATCGGCCTGCACGGCGCCCTGCCCGCTTGCCAGATCGCCGGTTTCACCCGCACAGCCGGCGACAAGAAAGAGAACCGTCGAAATACTCGTGCCCGCAATCCATGAACGCGGGCCTGCGTTTTGCTTCGGCATGGCCTTCCCTCCTCTCGGATTCTTTCCCGGAGCGAAGAAGGGCCTAGTGCGGGTTAATCGCGACTGAATGCCGTTGGCGCGCGACGAACCGATTACAGCGAGTTAATCGGGTTCAGGCCGCCTTCGTCTTCTGGAACAGCTTGCGATCTTCCGGACCGAAGGCCTTCTTCCAGATGACGTAGAGGTACGAACCGAGGATTGCGGGGATGCCGAACAGCAGTTCGGCCCATTCCGGCAGGTACTGCGTGGCGAGAAAACCGATGACGACCGCCGGAGCGGCCGCCCAGACCAGCGCCCAGCGCCAGTTGTTGATCTTCTCGCCAAGGTGCTTTGCCAGCATGCGCGACTTGACGACCGAGGCGAAGCCCAGCGCCAGCATCAGCGCGATTGCAGCGGCTGCCGCCTGGTACAGCGAATTGTAGCCATAGTGCTGCATCAGCATGATGCCTGCCAGCGTCAGGGCCGCCTGCAGGCCGATGGTAACTACCGAGACCGCGAGGTTCTGAACCCGGGCGACGTAGATCAGCGCCGCCTCGCTGACGACTGCCG
Coding sequences within:
- a CDS encoding alpha/beta hydrolase, whose translation is MRSTAAILALVALTVLSPLSAQEITYEVVDVDADHAGDGGERILHGEVAAIPQGIAAYGPFRVLDDGHAALVDVTDARSPAQFAAMLKDYPGIGMIEMIECPGTEDDLANLRLGRMIRDKGIATHVPAGGSVRSGGVELFLAGARRYADAGAEFAVHSWMDDTGLEPDDYAANAPENRRYIVYYEQMGMSPIEAQAFYAMTNSVPFESARWFGANEMGLWVSLDRGGA
- a CDS encoding YifB family Mg chelatase-like AAA ATPase, coding for MVSLVATVAYLGLEARAVEVQCQVAPGMPGFHLVGLPDKAVGESRQRVNAALTSMGLALPPKRITINLSPADLPKEGSHYDLPIALSLLAAMGVVDAEHLADFVAVGELALDGRVIPSPGVLLAALHASETEKGLICPAAQGSEASWVSGGRDGVPVLAAPDLVSLLNHLKGTQVLRPPEPGRADPVPSGPDLRQVKGQETAKRALEIAAAGSHNLLMAGPPGAGKSLLASCLPGILPELTAAEALEVSMVASVAGTLEEGRISRARPYRAPHHSASIAALTGGGLKVRPGEISMAHLGVLFLDELPEFQRAVLDSLRQPLETGEVTVARANAHVTFPARVQLVAAMNPCRCGHLGDPALACSRAPRCAADYQSKVSGPLLDRIDLHVDVDPVRAVDLALPPPMEGSAEVARRVGRARAIQSQRLEGTPARTNAELGGDLLEQHATPDEDGRRLLMQAAEAMHLSARGYTRVLRVARTIADLAGAKQIGRIHLAEALSYRRQPPRA
- a CDS encoding triacylglycerol lipase; translation: MSDGRAENGLAGLREALARRAALARQPRPEGARAPSLRLFLAELASLRRGRPKPVAVEKSEHPQVVMLLPGFGAHPNRMRPMADALAEAGHSVHEWGLGFNFGPNQHNFAYLMRRVGALARQHRNPVALVGWSLGGLFAREIAQRQPENVAKVITMGTPFSGDPRNNNAWRAYQVITGHAVDKPPIEVDFAIKPPVPTIALWSPRDGVIHPRSACGWADERDRAVSVRCTHLGFASDPRVVAEVLRQLDLPD
- a CDS encoding DUF3617 domain-containing protein, coding for MKPLIAIAAAGIAVLTLAGCGSEKEPARSPEEQASVAKQEVAKLEPPQPGQYRQTVEFTKFEVPGMSKEGAAQFKTMMANVPPRTYCLTQAEADKGYKDMLDSLPGDSQCSYSRFDVSGGTLNAQLECKDKSGAKAMATMVGTVSPQGSEVNLDMEQSMPGMGERMAKMSMHMKTTRLGDCES
- the uvrB gene encoding excinuclease ABC subunit UvrB — encoded protein: MAELVIRRGLEEPDTSGHFVPHKPLRPEKSLPGKKFRIVSDYEPAGDQPTAISELVQSAQEGERTQVLLGVTGSGKTFTMAKVIEELQRPALILAPNKILAAQLYAEFKDFFPDNAVEYFVSYYDYYQPEAYVPRSDTYIEKESSVNEAIDRMRHSATRALLERDDVIIVASVSCLYGIGSVETYSAMIFDLKAGETQDQREIIRKLVALQYKRNDAAFTRGTFRVRGDNLEIFPSHYEDMAWRISFFGDEIEEISEFDPLTGKKGAALEKIRVYANSHYVTPGPTMKQASEAIRFELTERLKELEAEGRLLEAQRLEQRTQFDLEMIAATGSCNGIENYSRFLTGRMPGEPPPTLFEYLPDNALLFVDESHQTVPQIGAMSKGDHRRKITLAEYGFRLPSCIDNRPLRFNEWDAMRPQTFAVSATPGSWEMEQTGGVFAEQVIRPTGLIDPPVTIRPVEDQVQDCINECKETAAKGYRTLVTTLTKRMAEDLTEFMHEAGVRVRYMHSDVETLERIELIRDLRMGVYDVLVGINLLREGLDIPECGLVCILDADKEGFLRSETSLIQTIGRAARNVDGRVILYADRMTGSMERAIAETDRRREKQQAFNEANGITPQTIKRRIADIVADTASRNGVVVDLEDGERNELVGHNLRAYIEELEQRMRAAAADLEFEEAGRLRDEIRRLEASELGLPDAQKKAPLVGRSNEGKPGTRKLRYGKTQRKFGR
- a CDS encoding sensor histidine kinase, which produces MHRLASFDVTANIPSETRRILAQIGFGIICALAMIALRAAINMWAPTSGPFALVYPTILIATLYGHWQAGAVAYLISFFWAWWIVLPTVHSFRFVVATDPPRVAINAMAVLVVLVLAEIFRRAVRQVTRARDAELERRQVLLRELEHRTKNNFALVASLLSLQRRRHDNPEIVEALDQAIGRVDTFARAYENLKLTDAEGSYVPMRQYVGDVVSRVSAGSFHDLVEIEVRSSDCELPQQTAVAICLFINEALTNSAKYAFPDGAAGKVSVTFTGNEDNWELRVVDDGVGAADESRQQKAAGTAGMGVGLMEAFARQAEAEYFVGETARGRSVHLRRGNGN